The following proteins are encoded in a genomic region of Haloarcula marina:
- a CDS encoding GNAT family N-acetyltransferase, with protein MDEYEPGELRLLGGFRGQQPVGLFPVFVREKYSLRFVVSPPPGLSVPWLGPVLMPTSPKQRKREKLNERFTEAVLEAVDVDSRRTLFGMVGTPKYGDPRPYLWENLNVDPRFNFILPLEDRDSESVLGSFTRDLRKEIRKGKDLDISITLEGAATAERICDDLKRRHAEQGLTYPTPRAFARDLVSQLDGQTRVYVARTPDGEFLSGITLLYANGEAMFWQGGAKANYQGVSVNSLLHWEIITDILDDPELESVERYHLGNALNRRISRFKSKFNGDPVVNYEIKSNLMLLARKVYTARRHVTLQNLSERF; from the coding sequence ATGGACGAGTACGAACCGGGCGAACTACGGCTTCTTGGCGGATTCCGGGGCCAACAGCCGGTGGGACTCTTCCCCGTGTTCGTTCGCGAAAAGTATTCCCTGCGGTTCGTTGTCTCGCCACCACCCGGCCTTAGCGTGCCGTGGCTCGGTCCGGTGTTGATGCCCACCAGTCCGAAGCAGCGTAAACGGGAGAAGCTCAACGAGCGTTTCACCGAGGCGGTTCTCGAAGCGGTCGACGTGGACAGTCGACGGACGCTCTTCGGAATGGTCGGCACCCCGAAATACGGTGACCCCCGGCCGTATCTCTGGGAGAACCTGAACGTGGACCCGCGGTTCAACTTCATCCTTCCGCTCGAAGACCGTGACTCAGAGAGCGTTCTCGGCTCGTTTACGCGTGATTTACGCAAAGAGATCCGCAAGGGCAAGGACTTGGACATCTCCATCACCCTCGAAGGGGCAGCGACGGCTGAACGAATCTGCGACGACCTCAAGCGTCGTCACGCGGAACAGGGCCTCACATATCCCACTCCGCGGGCGTTCGCCCGCGACCTCGTTTCTCAACTCGACGGCCAGACGAGAGTGTACGTCGCGCGAACGCCAGACGGTGAGTTTCTCAGCGGAATCACCCTCCTGTATGCGAACGGTGAGGCGATGTTCTGGCAGGGCGGCGCGAAGGCCAACTATCAGGGCGTGAGCGTAAACAGCCTCCTCCACTGGGAGATAATCACGGACATTCTTGACGACCCGGAACTAGAGAGCGTCGAGCGCTATCACCTCGGAAATGCTCTGAACCGTCGCATCTCGCGGTTTAAGAGCAAATTCAACGGCGACCCTGTGGTCAATTACGAAATTAAATCTAACCTGATGTTACTGGCGAGGAAAGTGTACACCGCTCGGCGTCACGTGACGCTGCAGAATCTCTCGGAGCGCTTCTGA
- a CDS encoding DUF1616 domain-containing protein, with amino-acid sequence MNRDEVSVPSVRQAWRISADLIAVISLVVVANLAVLLPALDESVGQVVVGLAFVFFAPGYALVSALFPEAGRPPAASVSGTADSRMGRFFASGRERLPGEIDAVERGALAFALSIAVVPLLAIALSVTPVEFSLRSILLLISVVTVLCSVVAAIRRWRLPADRRFRVSPRQWVATGAGFVTGTDSRFSAVLNVGLAVAILFAVGSVSFAVAAPPEGEQFTDFYVLTENDGGELVEAGYPANLTVGDSEPVVVRIDNQEHDATDYTVVIELHRVQNPQQGNATNAPVEEATLREFHTQIGHNETWTQTYPIEPTMTGENLRLTFLLYKGDSPADPTVANAYRELHLWVSVDGPN; translated from the coding sequence ATGAATCGAGACGAAGTATCTGTGCCTTCTGTACGGCAAGCATGGAGAATATCGGCCGACCTGATCGCCGTTATCTCACTCGTCGTGGTCGCCAATCTGGCGGTCCTCTTACCGGCCCTCGACGAGTCGGTCGGACAGGTAGTCGTTGGACTCGCCTTCGTGTTTTTCGCTCCCGGATATGCGTTGGTTTCGGCACTGTTTCCAGAGGCCGGTCGACCGCCCGCCGCCAGCGTGAGCGGCACAGCCGATTCGAGGATGGGTCGATTCTTCGCATCCGGTCGAGAGCGCTTACCCGGAGAGATAGACGCTGTCGAGCGGGGCGCGCTCGCGTTCGCACTCAGTATCGCTGTCGTACCGCTTCTCGCGATTGCGTTGTCGGTTACGCCGGTCGAGTTCTCCCTCCGCTCGATACTCCTGCTCATTAGCGTGGTGACGGTTCTCTGTAGTGTCGTCGCAGCGATACGACGATGGCGATTACCGGCCGACCGACGGTTTCGGGTTTCCCCGCGCCAGTGGGTCGCCACGGGGGCTGGGTTCGTTACGGGTACGGACTCTCGGTTCAGCGCCGTCCTGAACGTCGGACTCGCCGTCGCAATCCTCTTCGCTGTCGGCTCCGTCTCGTTTGCCGTCGCCGCGCCGCCAGAGGGTGAGCAGTTCACCGACTTCTACGTCCTCACAGAGAACGACGGTGGCGAACTCGTCGAGGCCGGATATCCCGCGAACCTCACCGTGGGCGACTCAGAACCGGTCGTGGTCCGCATCGACAACCAAGAGCACGACGCGACGGACTACACCGTCGTCATAGAGCTTCACCGCGTCCAGAATCCACAGCAGGGGAACGCCACGAACGCCCCGGTCGAAGAAGCGACGCTCCGCGAGTTCCACACGCAAATCGGGCACAACGAGACGTGGACCCAGACCTATCCAATAGAGCCGACGATGACCGGAGAGAACCTCCGACTCACCTTCCTCCTGTATAAGGGCGACTCACCGGCTGACCCGACAGTGGCGAACGCCTATCGGGAACTACACCTCTGGGTGTCGGTGGACGGACCGAATTAG